A genomic region of Desulfallas thermosapovorans DSM 6562 contains the following coding sequences:
- a CDS encoding acyl-CoA dehydratase activase-related protein, giving the protein MSVTVGIPRALLYYYYYPQWETFFNRLGVKTLVSRETTRGLLEKGLKSTVDEACLPVKLAVGHVLDLKDRVDYIFLPRIVSTARREYICPKFLGFPDMVRNNIDNLPPLLDYKMDLYRKGSSMYNLFYAVGRYFTRNPARIYMAYQASLKSLHSHYRDMEAGQLPVETGDKHNRKECDVTIAVIGHPYNIYDRYISMNMLKRLRDYGARVVTADNLPEYVLRAEAEKLPKQLFWTLNQRMVGAAFYYFNRPEVDGLIHVASFGCGPDSMTGELIERFARRCSRKPLLSLTIDEHTGEAGMVTRLEAFMDMVRWRLNLDNVAASL; this is encoded by the coding sequence ATGTCCGTTACAGTGGGCATACCCAGAGCACTGCTCTATTATTATTACTACCCCCAGTGGGAAACTTTTTTTAACCGCCTGGGGGTAAAAACCCTGGTTTCCCGGGAAACCACCCGGGGTTTATTGGAAAAAGGTTTAAAATCAACCGTTGATGAAGCTTGCTTGCCGGTCAAACTGGCTGTAGGTCACGTGCTGGATCTTAAAGACAGGGTGGACTATATATTTTTGCCGCGTATAGTCAGTACCGCCCGGCGGGAATATATCTGCCCCAAATTTCTGGGCTTTCCCGACATGGTGCGTAATAATATCGATAACCTGCCGCCGCTGCTTGATTACAAGATGGACTTATATCGCAAAGGTAGCAGTATGTACAATTTATTTTACGCAGTAGGTAGATATTTCACCCGCAACCCGGCCCGCATATATATGGCTTACCAGGCATCCCTTAAATCGCTGCACAGCCATTACCGGGATATGGAGGCGGGGCAGCTACCGGTGGAAACGGGGGACAAGCACAACCGGAAAGAATGTGATGTAACCATTGCGGTTATCGGGCACCCCTATAATATTTACGACCGCTATATCAGTATGAATATGCTAAAACGTCTACGGGATTATGGCGCCAGAGTGGTCACTGCGGATAACTTGCCGGAATATGTTTTACGTGCCGAAGCTGAAAAATTGCCCAAGCAGTTGTTTTGGACATTAAACCAGCGCATGGTGGGTGCCGCCTTTTACTATTTTAACCGCCCGGAGGTGGACGGTTTGATCCATGTGGCTTCTTTCGGCTGCGGACCCGATTCAATGACCGGGGAGTTGATTGAAAGATTTGCCCGCCGCTGCTCGCGCAAGCCGCTGCTCAGCTTAACCATTGATGAACACACCGGCGAGGCCGGTATGGTTACGCGTCTTGAGGCGTTCATGGACATGGTCAGGTGGCGTCTTAATCTGGATAACGTGGCGGCTTCATTATAG
- a CDS encoding spore germination protein: MAPAAIEDKTRLKKQLDINMDLLAEKLAFDKNFDIVRREMIIGGRKIMMLFVDAFANAELMTEILGNLHQLEREELSVDAFQKLFLKHINYVEVQPTEYIEDLIEKMLSGPLALIVDGLDKAILLDVRTYPARSPQEPDLEKVVRGSRDGFTETLVFNTALIRRRIRDPKLRMEYVQAGNRSKTDIVICYIEDIANEDLVDSIREKIGAINIDGLPMAEKAVEELITPGNYWNPLPRVRYTERPDVAAIHLLEGHVLVLVDTSPSVIITPTTLFHHLQHAEEYRQNPTAGVFMRLVRYMGIFISVFLLPLWLLAVLQPGILPPALKFIGPDEIGKIPVFVQFLLAEVAVDMVRMATIHTPTALATAVGLIAALLIGDLAVTVGLFNAEVIMYTAAAVVGNYLTPSYELAFANRLIRLFLLVMVGFFRLPGLLIGLVLVMALLIFTRSFGVPYMWPLIPFNARALYNTIVRRPVPVSNVRPSILKTRDVDRQGVPVPARKPDKGNDKKDK; encoded by the coding sequence ATGGCCCCCGCTGCCATTGAGGACAAAACCAGGTTAAAGAAACAGCTTGATATCAATATGGATTTGCTGGCTGAAAAATTAGCCTTTGATAAAAACTTTGATATTGTAAGGCGGGAAATGATCATTGGCGGCCGCAAAATTATGATGTTGTTTGTGGATGCCTTTGCCAATGCCGAATTGATGACTGAAATCTTGGGCAACTTGCATCAATTGGAACGGGAAGAACTGTCAGTGGATGCGTTTCAAAAACTGTTCTTGAAACACATCAATTATGTTGAAGTGCAGCCTACGGAGTATATTGAGGATTTGATTGAAAAGATGCTTTCCGGTCCCCTGGCCCTTATTGTTGATGGCCTGGATAAGGCTATATTGCTGGATGTAAGAACTTATCCCGCTCGGAGTCCCCAGGAGCCCGATTTGGAAAAGGTGGTGCGGGGATCCCGGGACGGTTTCACTGAAACGCTGGTCTTTAATACCGCGCTGATCAGGCGGCGCATAAGGGATCCCAAACTGCGCATGGAATATGTCCAGGCCGGAAACCGTTCCAAGACCGATATAGTCATCTGTTATATTGAAGATATTGCCAACGAAGATTTGGTGGACAGTATCCGGGAGAAAATAGGTGCCATTAACATAGACGGGCTGCCGATGGCGGAAAAGGCTGTGGAAGAGCTTATCACCCCCGGGAATTACTGGAACCCGTTGCCCAGGGTGCGTTATACCGAAAGGCCGGACGTAGCCGCCATTCACTTGTTGGAGGGGCATGTACTGGTGCTGGTGGATACTTCACCCAGCGTTATTATTACCCCCACCACCCTTTTCCACCACCTGCAGCATGCCGAGGAATATCGCCAAAACCCAACTGCAGGGGTATTCATGCGCTTGGTCCGCTATATGGGGATATTTATTTCAGTATTTTTATTGCCCTTGTGGTTGCTGGCGGTTTTGCAGCCAGGTATACTTCCCCCTGCTTTGAAATTCATCGGTCCGGATGAAATAGGCAAAATACCGGTATTTGTTCAGTTTTTACTGGCCGAAGTTGCAGTGGATATGGTGCGCATGGCCACCATTCACACTCCCACGGCACTGGCCACTGCGGTGGGTTTGATTGCCGCACTGCTTATAGGTGATCTGGCAGTGACGGTGGGGCTGTTCAATGCGGAAGTGATCATGTACACAGCGGCGGCGGTGGTGGGTAACTACCTTACTCCCAGTTACGAGTTGGCCTTTGCCAACCGGTTGATACGCCTGTTCTTGCTGGTGATGGTGGGATTCTTCCGTTTGCCCGGGCTGCTGATAGGTCTGGTATTGGTGATGGCACTTTTGATATTCACCCGGTCCTTCGGAGTGCCCTACATGTGGCCGCTAATCCCCTTCAACGCCAGGGCACTATACAATACCATTGTACGCCGCCCGGTGCCGGTGAGCAACGTGCGGCCCAGTATATTGAAAACCCGGGATGTTGACCGGCAGGGGGTACCGGTACCGGCCCGCAAACCGGATAAAGGGAATGATAAAAAGGACAAGTGA
- a CDS encoding stage V sporulation protein AE: MGKPISVIVVTDGDKIAQKTVETAARNIGARCISASAGNPTPLTGEQLVYLIKQAAHEPVVVMLDDKGKHGMGAGETALAYLARHPDIRILGALAVASNTEFTQGTHVDLSVDCHGNLVDGPVNKLGQAIGCNGEALCGDTVEVLDELNLPVIIGIGDVGKMNYADHYAYGAPVTTKALQEIIKRSGYDGPRCH; encoded by the coding sequence GTGGGGAAACCAATCAGCGTAATAGTGGTTACAGACGGTGATAAAATAGCCCAAAAAACCGTTGAAACAGCGGCGCGCAACATCGGAGCCCGCTGTATATCCGCATCTGCAGGCAATCCCACCCCTTTAACAGGAGAACAATTGGTGTATTTGATCAAACAGGCAGCCCATGAGCCTGTGGTAGTCATGCTGGATGATAAGGGCAAGCATGGCATGGGGGCCGGGGAAACGGCGTTGGCTTACCTGGCCCGGCACCCGGATATACGCATTTTGGGCGCCCTGGCGGTAGCTTCCAATACCGAATTTACCCAGGGTACACATGTGGATTTATCGGTGGACTGCCATGGTAATTTGGTGGATGGACCGGTGAATAAACTGGGTCAAGCAATTGGGTGCAACGGTGAGGCGCTTTGCGGGGATACTGTGGAAGTACTGGATGAATTAAACCTGCCGGTAATTATCGGTATTGGCGATGTGGGTAAAATGAATTATGCCGATCACTATGCTTATGGTGCACCGGTAACCACCAAAGCACTGCAGGAAATAATCAAGAGGAGTGGATACGATGGCCCCCGCTGCCATTGA
- a CDS encoding dodecin family protein, whose product MHIKVMEMVGESTEGWRSAVQSAITEASKTTNNIVGVEVVNFTANVENGRVVEYKANLKVAHTI is encoded by the coding sequence ATGCATATCAAGGTCATGGAAATGGTAGGGGAATCCACCGAAGGTTGGCGCAGCGCGGTACAGTCCGCTATTACCGAGGCCTCCAAAACAACGAACAACATTGTTGGCGTAGAAGTGGTTAATTTTACCGCCAATGTGGAAAACGGCAGGGTTGTCGAGTATAAAGCCAACCTGAAAGTAGCCCACACCATTTAA